One genomic segment of Choristoneura fumiferana chromosome Z, NRCan_CFum_1, whole genome shotgun sequence includes these proteins:
- the LOC141436988 gene encoding LOW QUALITY PROTEIN: kynurenine aminotransferase-like (The sequence of the model RefSeq protein was modified relative to this genomic sequence to represent the inferred CDS: inserted 1 base in 1 codon): MFRTRQIITEGARLRSVSQNVNDIARIQTSAPLATNMDKFKLPSRYGAGEKSVWVEYIEFVAKFKPQVNLGQGFPDYHAPKHATQALAEIASSDNPLMQQYTRGFGHPRLVQALSKLYSPLIGRQIDPNNEVLVTTGAYEALYAAILGHVEEGDEVIVIEPFFDCYNFMIKMTGGVAKFIALKPNKTSGVISSADWVLDEAELTSLFGPKTKMLILNTPHNPLGKVFDRRELEFIANLCKKHNVLCLSDEVYEWMVYEPHKHIRIATLPDMWERTITIGSAGKTFSVTGWKIGWAYGPANLMRNLQVVXSNCVYTC; encoded by the exons ATGTTCCGTACCCGTCAGATCATCACAGAAGGCGCCCGGCTCCGCTCTGTGAGTCAGAACGTGAACGACATAGCTAGGATACAGACCAGTGCTCCGCTTGCCACCAATATGGATAAGTTCAAGTTACCCAGCAGATACGGTGCCGGAGAAAAGAGCGTATG ggttGAGTACATAGAGTTTGTTGCGAAATTTAAGCCCCAAGTGAACCTTGGACAGGGCTTCCCGGATTACCATGCACCAAAGCATGCCACCCAGGCGCTGGCAGAGATAGCTTCCTCGGACAACCCACTGATGCAGCAGTACACACGAGGTTTT GGTCACCCGAGACTGGTGCAGGCGCTGTCGAAACTGTACTCGCCTTTGATTGGTCGACAGATCGACCCGAACAATGAAGTGTTGGTCACCACTGGTGCATACGAAGCCCTATATGCCGCCATATTGG GTCACGTGGAAGAAGGTGACGAGGTGATAGTCATCGAACCATTTTTCGATTGCTACAACTTCATGATCAAAATGACGGGCGGCGTCGCTAAATTCATAGCTTTGAAAcct aacAAAACTTCAGGCGTCATTTCTTCCGCTGACTGGGTACTGGACGAAGCAGAATTGACCAGTCTTTTCGGCCCAAAGACAAAGATGCTGATTCTCAATACGCCGCACAATCCGCTAGGGAAAGTGTTTGATAGGAGAGAGTTGGAGTTCATAGCGAACTTGTGCAAGAAACACAATGTGCTGTGCTTGTCGGACGAGGTTTATGAATGGATGGTGTATGAGCCACACAAGCATATCAGGATTG CGACGCTGCCCGACATGTGGGAACGCACGATCACCATAGGCTCTGCCGGGAAGACGTTCTCGGTGACCGGCTGGAAGATCGGCTGGGCTTACGGCCCCGCCAACCTGATGCGTAACCTTCAAGTCG CATCAAACTGCGTGTATACTTGCTGA